TGTAACACCGGCAGCACCTTTTGAAGTGAGCATCAGCACAGCCAATAGAGTAATTTCCTGCCAGATTGTAAGGTCGATTCCATAAGCTTGCGCAATGAAGATGGCTCCCATTGACAGGTATATGGAGGTTCCGTCAAGGTTAAAGGAATACCCGGTTGGGACCACTAGACCTACTACGGATTTGGAGCAACCATACGCTTCAAGCTTGCGCATCATGCCGGGTAGGGCAGATTCTGAAGAAGAGGTACCAACAACCAATAAAATTTCTTCTTTAATATAACGGATAAAGGAGAAGATATTAAATTTGTAGGCTTTTGCGATAAGACCTAATACTACGATGATAAAACAGCACATGGTTAGGTAAACAGAGCTCATCAGAAGGCCTAGGTTAATCAAAGATTTGATACCAAAATTACCGATTGTGTAGGCCATTGCTCCAAATGCTGCGATTGGAGAGAGGCGCATGATCATGTTAACAACGCCGAAGAATCCTTGTGCCAGCTTCTCGAATAACTGTAGAACGGGCTTCGCCTGCGACCCCATTGCCGTTAATGAAATGCCGAACAGAACCGCAAAGAATAAAATAGGAAGTAATTCGCCTTTTGCCATAGCACCTACTACATTGTCTGGAACGATATTAATAAGGAAGTCTAAAAAGCTACCACTTTCCGTTGCAGATGAGGTGTATTTTGAAATATCTGTGCTAGCAGCTTTTGATGTATCAATGCCCACGCCTGGCTTTATGATGTTAACGACAAAAATTCCGATCGTAAGTGCTAGTGTTGTTACAATTTCAAAGTAGAGCAAGGCCTTTCCGCCTATTCTGCCTACCTTTTTCATGTCTCCCATACCAGCAATACCATGAACGATTGTGAAAAATACAATGGGTGGAATAACCATCTTGATCATTTTAATAAAGACGTCTGCTAGGACTTTTAGTTTCGCTCCAAATTCGGGGAAGATAAAACCAACTATAATACCTAAAATTACACCCGTAATAACCTGGAACGTTAAATTTTTCAATATTTTCATGGATAGTTCACTTCCTTTGCTTGTAAGCGCTTTTATTTATCTGAATTTATTGTAAAAGCTTTTGGGAAGTTATAAAAGAATATGGTCTTATTGTTCTTTTTGGTTTTTTTGGTCATGAACAAATCAAGTTGTTTCGACGATAAGTAAACCATAATGGGTTAGTAAGCTGACCTTGAGGCTCATCGCTCTGGATTATTGAATTTTACCGATATTAAAATGTTAGACCAAAAAGTGATTCTCTTAGAAAATGCTGCTGTTACCGTAACACGAGCCGCTTTAAAAGGAACAATCGGCACAGAGCCAATGGAAGGGGAAATGTGTTATTCAGGAAAGTTAGATTTTAAACATTATAAATTTATATATAATATGGAAATTTATAGCTGTACAGACAGCAACTCCTCCCATTATAATCAACTGTTGTATAGAGGCGATGTTCAGGTAAGCAATAAAGTAAGCAGCATGTAACCATCAAATGATCATATGTATAGAAAAGGTTCGAGCTGTCGAACCATTCTTCTTCCATCGCAGAAAGTAACGGATTTGGAAACAAAAGCTCAGCTAGTAGTACCAAAAGAGGTTTGGAGGAAGTTTTTATCGAAAAGGGCGATAGATAGGACACCAATAAAGCTGGAAAAGGAAGGATTAGGAGGATCACCATGAATCAAACAAAAAAAGTGGTTTCTAAGGTAGCAGCCATCGCGCTCGTGTCGATGGGCATAGCAGGATGTTCCTCCTCAGAGTCTGGGCCATCGTTACCAGAGGATCGTAATTGTGGCTCGTGGGATTATGACGGGGATGACGATGTATACAAGTGTTCAGATAGGAGCTCGTCTTATCATGGTAGCTACTATCATGCAGGCTCCTATTACAGTAATAAAAACCAGCTCTATGAGAGCAGCTCATATAAAAGCTACAGGAATAGCTCCAGCTTTAAAAGCTCATCTCGAAGCGGATTTGGTAGCGGGTCTCATTCTTCGGGTGGCTGAAGCTAGTCCAAAAGAGTGTTCCTTAGAGCAAGCAATAAGGATATAACATACAGGAGTGATGCATTCATGTCTTTAGTCATAAATTTTTTAAGCTATGCTGGCACAGCTTTTGCCATGATGCTAATTGGATTCATTTTATTTGTTGTCAGTACTACAAGAGTAAAAGAGTTTCAATTAATTGCAAATAATAATCAGGCAGCCGCATTGACCCTTGGTGGAAAAATGCTTGGTCTTGCGTATGTACTCGGTTCCGCTGTGGCCAATTCCGTCTCCTTGATGGATATGGTGATTTGGAGCGGAGTTGGAATCGTAGCTCAAATCATTTTCTCTTATCTAGCTGAAATCATTACGATTCGATTTAGCATTCGGGAAGCAATAGAAAAGAATAATACGGCTGTCGGAATCCTTTTAATGATGCTATCGTTATCAATTGGCTGGATAGTAGGGCAATGCTTGACCTATTAGGCTGATACGAAAAAAGTTGTCGAAGCGAATCAGCTTTTGCGCTTTCCCGGGTGATGAATTTCCCAGAATAAAAAATTCATACGGGAAAGCGTAAAATGCTCGAAATGCTACACCACATAAATGACGTAGACACCGCGATCTTCATCAAGTTCGGTAGAATCCACCTCGAAATGTCCTAGCTCTGGGATATGGATATAATCCTTCAACAAATAACGGACCACATCCATATGATGACGGACGGTTATGTGGCTTAGAAGCTCTGTATCGCCAGCGGCTAGCAGTCTCCGAAACTCAATGAGAACCCCTTTATTCTTGTTAAATAGCTCGTCGTGAAAGTATTCTGCACTTCCTTGGTATTCATAAATGAGGATTTCTCTATTTTCCTCCATCTCATTCGAAAGAAGCTGATATTGCTTCCCATCTTTAACGAGATAATGGCATAAGTGACGAGCTAAAATACCATCCTCTCCGATTTCTGTAGAATGGTATTCGGCAAAGGCCGTGAATTCATCTTCCTTTTGTCTGATATAACACGTACACGTATGGATATAAATCACCCTTTCATCTGATAGATTGATTATGACATACGCTCTTACGATAGAAAAGGATGCGACTCTCCTTCATGAATCATAAAGAGAAAAGAAAGCAATTTTATCAGCAGATCCCACAATATTGGGCAGATTTATATGGTCAGGAGTATAGCTTATACGACATGCATCTGGTGACAGAGCAAGAAGCCTCTACCATTCGAAAAACGACTAATCGGGTAGGGCATTTATTCTTTAAAACAGCAGAGTTAATGCGTCAGCTAGATGATGATCTACTGCTTTCGTTAGGCTTTCCTGCTAGCTCCTTGCGTTTTTTGCGTATTCACCACATCAATGTAGAGAGTGTTATTGCAAGGTTAGACCTCGTTCAGGTCGATAAACGATATGTAGTCCTCGAAATCAATAGTGACACGCCCACATTTTTGAAGGAATTATTCTTTGTAAATGAGCGGATTTGTAAGGAATTTGGTTATAAAAACCCGAATGAAGGGGAGGAAAAAAGGCTCAAGGAGGCTGTTCAAGCTGCGATTTTTATGAGCCTTGCGGGCATGGTGCCAAGCCATGTAGAGACGCCGCATATCGTATTTACCTCGCATGCTGATAACCCGGAAGATCGATATACAGCAGAGTATTTACGTGAAATGACACCGTTACCTAGCCGCTATATACCTCTTCATGAACTACAAATCGTCGAGGGAAAGGGGTTATATGATGCTGACGGCCAACGCATTGATCTTTTATACCGTCAAACATACCCCATTGAGCAAATGCTAGCTGATTTTGATCCGATTACCAAAGAACCCGTGGGTGAGATGCTCCTTGAATTAGTAGCTCTTCGTAAGCTGGCTATACTTAACCCAATCTCAGCATTTTTGTTGCAAAGCAAAGCCATCCAGGCTGTTATTTGGGGCCTGCATGAGGAGCAGCATCCTTTTTATTCAACTGAGGAACACGCTTGGATTGCTGAACACTTTTTACCCACTTATTTAGAGCCTGATCTTTTCCGAGAACAAGGAGTAGCTTATGTACAAAAGCCTGCCTTTGGAAGAGAGGGGGATACCGTGCAGATTATGAAGGATGATGCCATTCTCCATGAAGATAGTAACAAATCATATGCTGACTTTTTATCTGTTTATCAGAAATATGTACCGCTTCCAACTACTTATGTCCAGACCGTTGAAAAAATTGTCAAGGGACACCTCATGGTTGGAAGCTTTCTTATCAATGGTCAGGCCTCTGCCTTTGGCTATCGGTTAGGCGGGCCTATCACAGATAATATGGCGTATTTTCTCCCTTGCGGCTATAAGTAATAAGCTCTTATTTTTTTGCCTTCAAGTCAGCTATCTTTTGCATGAGCTCCTTACCGATGAATGGTTCAAATTGCTTGTATATGGGCTGGAGTGTAGCAATCCAAGCTTCTTTTTGTGCAGGTGTCAGCGTTTGAATATAAACGTCCTTTTTTCGGCGTAATAAAGCTAATTGCTGTCTGTTCATCTCAATTGCTCGCTGCCGGTTCCACGCTGTTGTTTCTGCTAAAGCTTCTGTTAACAGATCTCGGGTTTGTGGTTCAAGCTCTTCCCAAAAGTCTTTATTTACAATGACCGCATAACCCAAATATCCATGGTTACTGATAGTGATATAAGGCTGTACTTGGTCCAGATGCTTCGTGAAAATGTTCGAAATCGTATTTTCTTGTCCATTGACGTAACCCGATTCAATATTACGATAGACCTCTGTGAAGGGCATGACTACGGTAGTAGCCCCTAACAGCTTAAATTGGCTTTCAAGGACTTTACTGGGTAAAATGCGAAAGGTATGTCTAGTAAAATCAGCAGGGCGAAGCAAGGGATGCTGATTGCTGCTTACCTGTTTAAAGCCATTACTCCAAAAGGCCAAGCCATGCATGTTTTTTTGCTCTAGTGTTTGAAACAGAAGACGACCAATCTCACCATCAAAGACTTGATGAATGGAATCCTGATCGGGATAAGCAAACGGCAAATCCAGTGCAAGCCACTGCGGTATCACATTAGACAGATTAGAAAAGGCCGGGGCGATCATCTGAATCTCACCCTTGGCTAAAGCTTCAAATTCATCCTTGTCTGAGTAGAGAATACCATTTGGGAATACTTGAACCTCAACCTGATCGTTTGTTTTCTCTTTGACTAATTGAGCAAATTTCTCAGCGGCTAAGCCCTTCGGAGTATTTTCTGCTACTACATGACTAAATTTTATGATAACTCGATGCTTTAGTCCGCTTTGTTCCTCGTCAAGAGGTTTTATTCCAGGAATTAATTCTGTACGAAAACCAATGAACAAAGCCGTTAAAAGCCCGATCAGGATAAAGGAAAAAATACCGACAACTGATTTCAAACAATTCACCTGCTTTCTTAGTTGAAGAATCCGTCAATCTATTTCAAAATAGAAACAATAAAGATGATAGCGGAAGGATTGTGAAGATTCTGCTCAAAAACCTACAACTTCATTGGAAAATTACGATTCTCTCCTTTGGTATTGTACTATTTTCTCTCTTGATTGGGGGAATTATTATTATCGGAAAAATGTCAATGGAGATAGAGTCAGAGTTAGGGCAGCGGTTGTTGGTTACTGCGCGTACCGTTGCTGAAATACCTGCGATAGCAGAAAATATCGTAAAACCAGATGGCTGGAAGTCGATTCAATCAACAACGAAACGCATCCAGATTGTAAATGATGTGAGCTATATCGTTGTATTGTCGATGAATCGAATTCGTTTATCGGATGTAATGGAAGAGCGAATTGGCACAGCCTTTACCGGGAAAGAAGCCGGGCCAGCCTTTGCGGAACACACCTTTGTGCATAAGGTAAAAGGGGAACTTGGGGTGGCTTTACGGGCTTACGTACCTGTTATGAATGCGGAGCACCGTCAGATTGGGGTAGTGATGACAGGACATATGCTGCCTACTTTATATGAAATGCTGGCCAATCAAAAAGAGAGCATCACCATCACGTTGTTTCTATCTCTCTTGTTTGGCGTAATAGGCTCATGGCAGTTAGCTCGGCATATGAAAAAGCAACTGTTAAATCTAGAGCCCCAGGAAATTGCCCGGTTACTAATTGAACGCACTGCAACCTTTCAAGCTATGCATGAAGGTGTGATTGCGATTGATAACGCTTTAACGATTACGATTTTTAATGAGCACGCCAAGCGAATCTTTCGTGTTTCAGGGGATGTGATCGGTAAAAAAATTAATGATGTAATCCCCGATTCCAGACTGCCGGAAATTTTACGTTTAGATCAACCTATCTATAATCAGGAATTGCAAATGCAGCATGCCGTCATTTGGTCCAATCGTGTCCCGATTAAGGTAAATAATAAAACAGTAGGGGCACTTGCAATCTTTCAGGATCGCACAGAATTTGCCAAAATTGCTGAGGAATTAACGGGAGTGAAAGCGTTTGTAGAAGCACTGCGGGTACAAAACCATGAGCATCGCAATAAAATGCATACCATCGCAGGCTTACTCCAATTAAATCAAGCAGAGAAAGCCTTGCAGTACGTGTTTGATGTTTCCGAAAAACATGAGGAGCTAAGCAGCTTCCTGACTGAAAATATTTATGACGATAATCTTTCAGGTTTATTACTCAGTAAAGTGGGTCGAGGCAAAGAACTGGGCATACAGGTGGAAATCGACCGGAAAAGTAGATTCTATGCATTTCCAAACAGGATGGATCACCATGATTTTGTGCTGATCATTGGTAATCTAGTTGAAAATGCTTTTGACGCTTTAACGATGTCAAAGAGGGAAGACAAGCACTTATTTATCAGCATACACCAAGACGAGGAAAGCTTATCATTAATGATAGAAGACAATGGAACTGGAATGGATGCCAGTACCGAAGCACGCGTGTTTGAGCGAGGTTTTACAACCAAATACGAGCATAATCAGGGATTAGGACTATATTTGGTAAAAACGCTTGTGACAAAAGGACGTGGGGAAATTTCGGTTGACTCTGAACCGGGATATGGAACTACCTTTTTCATTCAGCTTCCCATG
The nucleotide sequence above comes from Brevibacillus laterosporus LMG 15441. Encoded proteins:
- a CDS encoding DctP family TRAP transporter solute-binding subunit — protein: MKSVVGIFSFILIGLLTALFIGFRTELIPGIKPLDEEQSGLKHRVIIKFSHVVAENTPKGLAAEKFAQLVKEKTNDQVEVQVFPNGILYSDKDEFEALAKGEIQMIAPAFSNLSNVIPQWLALDLPFAYPDQDSIHQVFDGEIGRLLFQTLEQKNMHGLAFWSNGFKQVSSNQHPLLRPADFTRHTFRILPSKVLESQFKLLGATTVVMPFTEVYRNIESGYVNGQENTISNIFTKHLDQVQPYITISNHGYLGYAVIVNKDFWEELEPQTRDLLTEALAETTAWNRQRAIEMNRQQLALLRRKKDVYIQTLTPAQKEAWIATLQPIYKQFEPFIGKELMQKIADLKAKK
- a CDS encoding dicarboxylate/amino acid:cation symporter; the protein is MKILKNLTFQVITGVILGIIVGFIFPEFGAKLKVLADVFIKMIKMVIPPIVFFTIVHGIAGMGDMKKVGRIGGKALLYFEIVTTLALTIGIFVVNIIKPGVGIDTSKAASTDISKYTSSATESGSFLDFLINIVPDNVVGAMAKGELLPILFFAVLFGISLTAMGSQAKPVLQLFEKLAQGFFGVVNMIMRLSPIAAFGAMAYTIGNFGIKSLINLGLLMSSVYLTMCCFIIVVLGLIAKAYKFNIFSFIRYIKEEILLVVGTSSSESALPGMMRKLEAYGCSKSVVGLVVPTGYSFNLDGTSIYLSMGAIFIAQAYGIDLTIWQEITLLAVLMLTSKGAAGVTGSGLITLAATLAAFPMIPVEGIALLIGVDRFMSEARAVTNLIGNGVATVVVSKSEKEFHPTMASHSDSTIAS
- a CDS encoding glutathionylspermidine synthase family protein, with the protein product MNHKEKRKQFYQQIPQYWADLYGQEYSLYDMHLVTEQEASTIRKTTNRVGHLFFKTAELMRQLDDDLLLSLGFPASSLRFLRIHHINVESVIARLDLVQVDKRYVVLEINSDTPTFLKELFFVNERICKEFGYKNPNEGEEKRLKEAVQAAIFMSLAGMVPSHVETPHIVFTSHADNPEDRYTAEYLREMTPLPSRYIPLHELQIVEGKGLYDADGQRIDLLYRQTYPIEQMLADFDPITKEPVGEMLLELVALRKLAILNPISAFLLQSKAIQAVIWGLHEEQHPFYSTEEHAWIAEHFLPTYLEPDLFREQGVAYVQKPAFGREGDTVQIMKDDAILHEDSNKSYADFLSVYQKYVPLPTTYVQTVEKIVKGHLMVGSFLINGQASAFGYRLGGPITDNMAYFLPCGYK
- a CDS encoding DUF350 domain-containing protein, with the translated sequence MSLVINFLSYAGTAFAMMLIGFILFVVSTTRVKEFQLIANNNQAAALTLGGKMLGLAYVLGSAVANSVSLMDMVIWSGVGIVAQIIFSYLAEIITIRFSIREAIEKNNTAVGILLMMLSLSIGWIVGQCLTY
- a CDS encoding ATP-binding protein gives rise to the protein MKILLKNLQLHWKITILSFGIVLFSLLIGGIIIIGKMSMEIESELGQRLLVTARTVAEIPAIAENIVKPDGWKSIQSTTKRIQIVNDVSYIVVLSMNRIRLSDVMEERIGTAFTGKEAGPAFAEHTFVHKVKGELGVALRAYVPVMNAEHRQIGVVMTGHMLPTLYEMLANQKESITITLFLSLLFGVIGSWQLARHMKKQLLNLEPQEIARLLIERTATFQAMHEGVIAIDNALTITIFNEHAKRIFRVSGDVIGKKINDVIPDSRLPEILRLDQPIYNQELQMQHAVIWSNRVPIKVNNKTVGALAIFQDRTEFAKIAEELTGVKAFVEALRVQNHEHRNKMHTIAGLLQLNQAEKALQYVFDVSEKHEELSSFLTENIYDDNLSGLLLSKVGRGKELGIQVEIDRKSRFYAFPNRMDHHDFVLIIGNLVENAFDALTMSKREDKHLFISIHQDEESLSLMIEDNGTGMDASTEARVFERGFTTKYEHNQGLGLYLVKTLVTKGRGEISVDSEPGYGTTFFIQLPMKGEK